Proteins encoded together in one Astatotilapia calliptera chromosome 7, fAstCal1.2, whole genome shotgun sequence window:
- the gpr37a gene encoding prosaposin receptor GPR37, with protein sequence MRMCAALSLLCLWLCSEAVVCQLHWDKTKTTFSPYNKSATVERNVHSRRWRTVSQEDRGGTRSTSAEASWLVPLNSSSSELPEKKITRRSLREGDAQSGTRSFLPEVLVLGTKENDKDEPSNEVSKQTQHGHNCTRRMSGRTRRQRRVAVSGRATHSEPLPVAMAQELEADPPFRLNTSDYEDEYSLPDFPDTTRLVPVNTRTRRKQVKNPFYPVTAESYGAYAVLITAALIFTVGIIGNVSIMCIVCHNYYMRSISNSLLASLALWDFVIIFFCLPLVVFHELTKKWLLGEFSCRIIPYLEVVSLGITTFTLCALCIDRFRAATNVQIYYEMIENWASTTAKLAVIWVGALLLALPELLIRQLVTEDDEPPDVTPCERCVVRISTDLPDTLYVLGLTYNSARLWWYFGCFFCLPTLFTICSSLATARKIRNAEWACVRGGKKQLQLESQMNCAVVALAILYGFCIIPENICNIINVYMAATIPRRALDILHLVSQMMLFCKSAVTPVLLFCLCQPFARAFLDCCCCCCDECGPPHSPTTATSNIDNECTTTELELSPFNTTRREASTSATYSAVGTNY encoded by the exons ATGAGGATGTGTGCAGCCCTGAGTCTCCTGTGTTTGTGGCTGTGCAGCGAGGCCGTCGTTTGTCAACTTCACTGGGACAAAACAAAGACGACGTTTAGTCCTTATAATAAATCCGCCACCGTTGAAAGGAATGTGCACAGCCGGAGATGGCGCACAGTCAGCCAGGAGGACCGTGGGGGGACACGCAGTACGAGTGCAGAAGCCTCATGGCTGGTTCCTCTAAACTCCTCGTCGTCTGAGCTGCCAGAGAAAAAGATCACCAGGCGCTCTCTGCGTGAAGGTGATGCCCAAAGTGGAACTCGGTCATTTTTACCAGAAGTTTTAGTTTTAGGCACGAAAGAAAATGATAAAGATGAGCCGAGCAATGAAGTGTCTAAACAAACCCAGCATGGACACAACTGCACGCGCAGGATGAGTGGACGCACACGAAGGCAAAGGCGGGTTGCCGTATCCGGCAGGGCGACGCACAGCGAACCGCTACCTGTGGCCATGGCGCAGGAGCTAGAAGCCGACCCCCCCTTCAGACTCAATACAAGTGACTATGAGGACGAGTACTCTCTCCCGGACTTTCCCGACACCACGCGGCTCGTTCCGGTGAACACGCGAACCAGACGCAAGCAGGTAAAGAATCCATTCTACCCGGTAACCGCGGAGTCGTACGGAGCCTACGCTGTACTGATAACCGCCGCCCTCATCTTTACAGTGGGCATCATTGGGAACGTGTCGATCATGTGTATTGTATGTCACAACTACTACATGAGGAGCATCTCCAACTCGTTGCTAGCCAGCCTCGCGCTCTGGGATTTCGtcatcatcttcttctgcttgccGCTTGTGGTGTTTCATGAGCTCACCAAGAAATGGCTGCTGGGAGAGTTCTCATGCAGGATTATCCCCTATCTGgag GTGGTTTCTCTTGGGATCACAACCTTCACACTGTGTGCTCTGTGCATTGATCGTTTCCGGGCAGCCACCAACGTGCAGATCTATTATGAGATGATCGAGAACTGGGCATCTACCACTGCAAAGCTGGCGGTCATCTGGGTGGGCGCTTTGCTGCTGGCGTTGCCTGAGCTGCTGATCAGACAGCTGGTCACTGAGGACGACGAGCCACCTGATGTGACACCATGTGAACGTTGTGTAGTTCGCATCTCAACAGACCTCCCGGACACACTCTATGTCTTGGGGCTCACCTACAACAGTGCACGCCTCTGGTGGtactttggctgctttttctgcCTGCCAACGCTGTTCACCATCTGCAGCTCACTAGCGACTGCCCGCAAGATCCGCAACGCCGAGTGGGCCTGTGTCCGTGGGGGCAAGAAGCAGCTTCAGCTGGAAAGCCAGATGAACTGTGCCGTGGTAGCTTTGGCCATCCTCTATGGGTTCTGCATCATTCCAGAGAACATCTGCAACATCATTAATGTGTATATGGCGGCCACCATTCCCAGGAGAGCCCTGGACATTCTGCACCTTGTCAGTCAGATGATGCTCTTTTGCAAATCGGCTGTGACGCCCGTTTTGCTGTTTTGTCTATGCCAGCCATTTGCCAGAGCCTTCTTggactgctgttgctgctgctgcgacGAATGTGGCCCGCCCCACTCCCCCACCACTGCCACTAGCAACATTGACAATGAGTGCACCACCACCGAGCTTGAGCTGTCGCCATTCAATACCACCCGCAGGGAAGCATCCACCTCTGCCACCTACTCTGCTGTGGGGACAAACTACTGA